Genomic DNA from Desulfobulbaceae bacterium:
TAAGTGAATGGTGAATGAGGTGCAGAAAGGCGCCGTAGGTGGCGATGCCGCCGATACCGATGCCGAAGGCTATAATGCCCATATTTTCAATACTTGAATAGGCCAGCATTCGTTTATAGCCAGTCTGGTTAACAATGAAAATTGCGGCAATAACCATGGAAATAAGGCCAAAAATAATAAGAATATTACTTGAGTAGCTGCCAAGATTAGCGGCATAAAGAAGGCTGTGGGCTTTATAGATACCCAGGAAAGCACAGTTTAATAAAGCACCTGAAAGCAGAGCTGAAGCTGGGCTTGGAGCCTCACTGTGAGCATCTGGAAGCCAGGTATGCATCGGGGCAAGACCCATCTTGGTGCCATAACCGATCACAATAAAGATAAATCCTGCTTTAAGCCAGATGGGATCGAGCTGCGCTGCAACCTCAATGAGTGAAGAAAAACGCAGCGGAACGTGAACCCCGCCAAGATCCATGGATAAGGTTATGAAAAATGAACCAAGTAAGGCGAGAGCAATGCCCACAGAACAGATGAGAACATATTTCCACGTTGCTTCCAAAGCCTCTTTGGTTCTGTGCAAGAAGATAAGAGGGGCGCTTACCAGGGTGGTTGCTTCTACGGCAACCCATAACACTATAATATGATCGGATAAGGCGACCATTGACATTGTCGCCAGGAAAAACAGCATACAACCAAGAAAAAGGGGTTCTTTTGGTGTTTCTGATTCCTGCATGTAACCAACGGAATAGATAGAGATAAGCAGAAAAACCACTGATGTTACCAAAAGCACCAGGAGGCCTTCCGGAGTGGCGCTGAAGTACTTATCCATGCTAGGTTTTGCTATCTGCATCCATCCAAGTACGGTCATCTGCAGATGTAGCAGTGCAGAAATGACCAAAATACCCCGTCCGAGCTTAGCTGGAAGGAAAGCTGCCATTATTCCTGTGAATATGGGTATGAGAAATACGAGTTCTAACATGATCAATCCTTTAATTGTGCGAGGTGTGAGGTATCAACATCGTCGAATGTTCGACTTATATTGTTAATGACGATACCCATTACCATAATGCCAACCAGTAAATCGAGCAGCACGCCAAATTCAACCACATACATGGTGTGGGTCTCTTTC
This window encodes:
- a CDS encoding hydrogenase, with protein sequence MLELVFLIPIFTGIMAAFLPAKLGRGILVISALLHLQMTVLGWMQIAKPSMDKYFSATPEGLLVLLVTSVVFLLISIYSVGYMQESETPKEPLFLGCMLFFLATMSMVALSDHIIVLWVAVEATTLVSAPLIFLHRTKEALEATWKYVLICSVGIALALLGSFFITLSMDLGGVHVPLRFSSLIEVAAQLDPIWLKAGFIFIVIGYGTKMGLAPMHTWLPDAHSEAPSPASALLSGALLNCAFLGIYKAHSLLYAANLGSYSSNILIIFGLISMVIAAIFIVNQTGYKRMLAYSSIENMGIIAFGIGIGGIATYGAFLHLIHHSLIKSSLFLSTGNILLGYGSKLINKTGNMARLLPKTFIAYFAGFAGISGFPPFGIFISELLIIFGAFKSGRHVSIIIFILCLAVIFAGGARIVMRMSFKEHDGEILVKEKMLRLFPSYALLLTSGVLCIWMPDSLYQTIISAISTIGGGING